Proteins from one Sphingobium herbicidovorans genomic window:
- the cofH gene encoding 5-amino-6-(D-ribitylamino)uracil--L-tyrosine 4-hydroxyphenyl transferase CofH — translation MQMLGGMPIEALLDQAEAMTLASFGATVTYSRKVFIPLTHLCRDVCHYCTFAKAPRNAGAPYLTIDQVLEIARPGEKAGCREALFTLGDRPEDRYVVARDALARMGHASTLSYLREAAAAVLAETSLLPHLNPGIMMDEDLAMLRPVAASMGLMLESTSEQLCAKGRPHHGSPDKVPAVRLAAIEAAGRARVPFTTGLLIGIGESRMERIEALLAIRDAHARHGHVQEVIIQNFRAKPATRMADHAEPPLEEHLWTVAAARLILGPAMTIQAPPNLQPDGLAALMRAGVNDWGGVSPVTPDHVNPEAPWPHLMALAAATAAAGRVLTERLAVGPAYAKEPERWLEPAIALQVRRAVDARGLPIVERWRAGAGEAPPLLPRAGRTLSAGRIDAILDKAADRRGLGEGEIVTLFQAAGPDAGRVMEAADALRQEVVGDVVTYVVNRNINYTNICTYKCGFCAFSKGTAKALRGPAYRLDLDEVARRAAEAQARGATELCLQGGIHPDYDGETYLSIIRAVRDAAPGIHVHAFSPLEIAHGASTMGMGLEPYLAMLKEEGLSTLPGTAAEVLHEEVRAILCPDKVSADEWVAVMRAAHRVGLKSTATIMFGHVDDYSHWARHLQIVRDVQVETSGFTEFVPLPFVHMEAPMWRKGKARSGPSFREAILMQAVARIALHGVIPNIQASWVKLGEQGVIAALRAGVNDLGGVLMEESITRAAGGAHGQCFDVAQMHRTAQAAGRHARQRTTLYGTVERQFAA, via the coding sequence ATGCAAATGCTTGGTGGCATGCCGATCGAGGCGTTGCTGGATCAGGCCGAAGCGATGACGCTGGCATCATTTGGCGCGACAGTCACCTATTCGCGCAAGGTCTTCATTCCACTGACCCACCTTTGCCGCGACGTTTGCCATTATTGCACCTTTGCCAAGGCCCCGCGCAATGCCGGGGCGCCCTATCTGACGATCGATCAGGTGCTGGAGATTGCGCGCCCAGGGGAAAAAGCGGGCTGCCGCGAGGCGCTGTTCACTCTGGGCGACCGGCCAGAGGATCGCTATGTCGTGGCGCGCGATGCGCTTGCCCGCATGGGCCATGCATCGACCCTGAGCTATCTGCGGGAGGCGGCTGCCGCCGTGCTGGCGGAAACCAGCCTGCTGCCGCATCTCAATCCCGGCATCATGATGGACGAGGATCTGGCGATGCTGCGGCCCGTCGCGGCCTCAATGGGACTGATGCTGGAAAGCACGTCTGAGCAGCTGTGCGCGAAGGGCAGGCCGCACCATGGATCACCGGACAAGGTTCCGGCGGTGCGGCTGGCGGCGATCGAGGCGGCGGGGCGCGCGCGGGTGCCGTTCACCACGGGCCTGCTGATCGGCATAGGCGAAAGCCGGATGGAGCGGATCGAGGCGCTGTTGGCGATCCGCGACGCGCATGCGCGCCATGGGCATGTGCAGGAAGTCATCATCCAGAATTTTCGCGCCAAGCCCGCGACCCGGATGGCCGACCATGCCGAACCGCCCTTGGAGGAGCATCTGTGGACGGTCGCGGCGGCGCGCCTGATCCTTGGCCCTGCCATGACCATCCAGGCGCCGCCCAATTTACAGCCGGACGGCTTGGCCGCGTTGATGCGGGCCGGGGTGAATGATTGGGGCGGGGTGTCGCCGGTGACGCCCGACCATGTGAACCCGGAAGCGCCCTGGCCGCATCTGATGGCCCTGGCCGCTGCGACGGCGGCCGCCGGGCGGGTGTTGACCGAACGGCTGGCGGTCGGGCCTGCCTATGCGAAGGAACCGGAACGCTGGCTGGAACCTGCAATTGCCCTGCAGGTGCGGCGGGCCGTGGATGCGCGCGGATTGCCGATCGTCGAACGCTGGCGGGCGGGAGCGGGCGAAGCGCCGCCGCTATTGCCACGGGCGGGGCGCACCCTGTCGGCCGGGCGGATCGACGCGATCCTCGACAAGGCGGCGGATCGGCGGGGGCTGGGGGAAGGTGAGATCGTCACCTTGTTCCAGGCGGCCGGACCCGACGCCGGTCGGGTGATGGAGGCCGCCGACGCCCTGCGGCAAGAGGTGGTGGGCGACGTCGTCACTTATGTTGTTAACCGCAACATCAATTATACCAATATCTGCACCTATAAATGCGGCTTTTGCGCCTTTTCCAAAGGGACGGCCAAGGCGTTGCGCGGCCCAGCCTATCGCCTTGACCTGGACGAGGTGGCTCGCCGGGCGGCTGAAGCGCAGGCGCGCGGAGCGACCGAGTTGTGCCTGCAGGGCGGCATTCACCCGGACTATGATGGCGAAACTTACCTGTCGATCATAAGGGCAGTGCGCGATGCCGCGCCGGGCATTCATGTTCACGCCTTCTCACCGCTGGAAATTGCGCATGGCGCATCGACCATGGGGATGGGATTGGAACCTTATCTGGCGATGTTGAAGGAGGAAGGGCTATCGACCCTGCCCGGCACCGCTGCCGAGGTGCTGCATGAGGAGGTGCGGGCGATCCTGTGCCCGGACAAGGTGTCGGCCGATGAGTGGGTCGCGGTCATGCGGGCGGCGCACCGCGTCGGCCTGAAGAGCACCGCGACGATCATGTTCGGCCATGTCGATGATTATAGCCACTGGGCGCGGCATTTGCAGATCGTGCGCGATGTGCAGGTGGAGACGAGCGGCTTTACCGAGTTCGTGCCACTGCCCTTTGTCCATATGGAAGCGCCGATGTGGCGCAAGGGCAAGGCGCGATCCGGCCCCAGCTTTCGCGAGGCGATATTGATGCAGGCGGTGGCGCGGATCGCCCTGCATGGCGTGATTCCCAACATTCAGGCGAGCTGGGTGAAGCTGGGCGAACAGGGCGTGATCGCGGCGTTGCGTGCGGGGGTCAATGATCTGGGCGGCGTGCTGATGGAAGAATCCATCACGCGGGCAGCCGGCGGCGCGCACGGCCAATGTTTCGATGTCGCGCAGATGCACCGCACGGCGCAGGCGGCGGGCCGGCATGCGCGGCAACGGACAACGCTTTACGGGACCGTCGAGCGGCAGTTTGCGGCCTGA